The following coding sequences are from one Candidatus Zixiibacteriota bacterium window:
- a CDS encoding efflux RND transporter permease subunit → MSNSRPPDHSARASLLDRLIGSCLDNKLVVILVALAVIAWGVIVAPFDWHIPGLARAPIPVDAIPDIGENQQIVFTEWMGRSPQDVEDQITYPLTTTLLGIPGVKTVRSYSMFGFSTIYVIFKEDVEFYWSRSRVLEKLNSLPSGTLPAGVQPMLGPDATALGQVFWYTLEGRDPEGRPAGGWDLEELRSIQDFHVRYALQSADGVSEVASVGGFVREYQIDVSPDAMRAAGVTLEDVFEAVQKSNIDVGAGTIEINKVEYAIRGLGFIENLDDLRATVVKSVRGVPVRIADVATVQLGPAPRRGALDKGGAEAVGGVVVVRFGENPLQAIKNVKAKIAEIEPGLPKKTLPDGTTSQVKIIPFYDRTGLIYETLDTLNMALVDEILVTIIVILFFVMHLRSSLLISGMLPLAVLMTFIGMKLFGVDANIVALSGIAIAIGEIVDMGVVLCENILRHLDEAPPEANRRDVIYRASTEVGGAVLTAIATTVVSFLPVFTLEAAEGKLFQPLAYTKTFALVASIMIALTVLPPLAHLLFTRGRRSGVSRRLLPLGLAAAAAAAFVWQLWLTGLGLLGLAAFYRLRHRLPARAQAAAPRYANYLLLAVVGWITALHWEPLGVEAGLFLNFLFVAVLLGGILLLFHLLIRAYEPILRWCLAHKKMFLAFPAALVLTGLVIWIGFDAVFGFVPQFVERTSPYVALRHMFPGLGQEFMPDLDEGSFLYMPTTMPHASIGEALDVLQTQDMAFSAIPEIESVVGKLGRAESPLDPAPISMIETVITYKTEYLLDARGRRMKFRYDEEKDEFVRDQRGQLIPDDGGRPFRQWRDAIHSPDDIWKEIQEAGKLIGTTSAPKLQPIAARVVMLQSGMRAPMGVKIKGPDMETIERVGLEVERILKEVPSIDPATVVADRIVGQPYLEIAIDRAAIARCGLQIRDVQDVIEVAIGGLPLTTTVEGRARYAVRVRYQRELRGSLESLARILVPTPAGAQIPLGELAEIAYVRGPMMIKSEDTFLVGYVIFDKRPGRAEVEVVDEARRTLAARAAAGEFDIPAGVSYAFAGSYENQVRAEHKLRIVLPLTLFIIFMILYFQFRRLPATFLVFSGIFVAWAGGFLMLWLYGQDWFLNVSLFGANLREVFQVHPYNLSVAVWVGFLALFGIATDDGVIISTYISQVLDRTRPTTAAEVREAVVAAGKRRIRPALMTVATTILALLPVLTSSGKGSDIMVPMAIPSFGGMTVVIITVFVVPVLYSAIDEARAARARRT, encoded by the coding sequence ATGAGCAACTCCCGACCGCCCGACCACAGCGCGCGCGCGTCGCTGCTGGACCGCCTGATCGGCTCCTGCCTGGACAACAAGCTGGTCGTGATCCTCGTCGCCCTGGCGGTGATCGCCTGGGGGGTGATCGTCGCCCCCTTCGATTGGCACATCCCCGGTCTCGCCCGCGCCCCGATCCCGGTTGACGCCATCCCCGATATCGGCGAGAACCAGCAGATCGTGTTCACCGAGTGGATGGGTCGGTCGCCGCAGGACGTCGAGGACCAGATCACCTACCCCTTGACCACGACGCTGCTCGGCATCCCCGGCGTCAAGACCGTCCGCAGCTACTCCATGTTCGGGTTTTCGACGATTTACGTCATCTTCAAGGAGGATGTCGAGTTCTACTGGTCCCGCTCCCGCGTGCTCGAGAAACTCAATTCGCTTCCCTCGGGGACTCTGCCCGCAGGCGTGCAACCGATGCTCGGACCCGACGCCACCGCGCTCGGCCAGGTCTTCTGGTACACGCTTGAGGGGCGCGACCCGGAGGGACGACCCGCCGGCGGGTGGGACCTCGAAGAGCTTCGGTCCATTCAGGACTTCCACGTCCGCTACGCTCTCCAGTCCGCCGACGGGGTCTCGGAGGTCGCGTCGGTGGGCGGGTTCGTGCGCGAATACCAGATCGACGTCAGTCCCGACGCCATGCGCGCGGCCGGAGTGACGCTCGAAGACGTGTTCGAGGCGGTGCAGAAGAGCAACATCGACGTCGGCGCCGGCACGATCGAGATCAACAAGGTCGAGTACGCGATCCGGGGGCTTGGCTTCATCGAAAACCTCGACGACCTCCGCGCAACGGTAGTCAAGTCGGTGCGGGGCGTCCCGGTCCGCATCGCCGACGTGGCCACGGTGCAGCTCGGGCCGGCGCCGCGGCGCGGGGCGCTGGACAAGGGAGGCGCGGAGGCGGTCGGCGGCGTGGTAGTCGTGCGCTTCGGTGAAAACCCCCTGCAGGCGATCAAAAACGTCAAAGCCAAAATTGCGGAAATCGAACCCGGTTTGCCGAAGAAGACGCTCCCCGACGGCACCACGAGCCAGGTGAAGATCATCCCCTTCTACGACCGCACCGGGCTCATCTACGAGACGCTCGACACCCTCAACATGGCGCTGGTCGACGAAATCCTGGTCACCATCATCGTCATCCTCTTCTTCGTCATGCACCTGCGCAGTTCCCTCCTCATCTCCGGCATGCTCCCCCTGGCCGTGCTGATGACCTTCATCGGGATGAAATTGTTCGGTGTCGACGCCAACATCGTGGCCCTCTCCGGGATCGCCATCGCCATCGGCGAGATTGTCGACATGGGGGTGGTGTTGTGCGAGAACATCCTGCGCCACCTGGACGAGGCGCCGCCCGAGGCCAACCGCCGCGACGTCATCTACCGCGCTTCGACCGAAGTCGGGGGCGCCGTCCTCACGGCGATCGCCACGACCGTGGTCTCGTTCCTGCCGGTGTTCACGCTGGAGGCGGCGGAGGGGAAGTTGTTTCAGCCGCTGGCGTACACGAAGACCTTTGCGCTGGTAGCGTCGATCATGATCGCGCTGACGGTTCTTCCGCCGCTGGCCCACCTGCTCTTCACGCGCGGGCGCCGGTCGGGCGTTTCGCGGCGGCTCCTCCCCCTCGGCCTGGCGGCGGCCGCCGCGGCCGCCTTCGTCTGGCAGCTCTGGCTGACCGGCCTCGGCCTGCTCGGGCTGGCCGCGTTCTACCGGTTGAGGCACCGACTCCCCGCGCGCGCCCAGGCCGCTGCGCCCCGGTATGCGAATTACCTCCTCCTCGCCGTCGTCGGCTGGATCACCGCGCTCCACTGGGAGCCGCTGGGCGTCGAGGCCGGGCTGTTTCTCAACTTCCTCTTCGTGGCGGTCCTCCTCGGCGGCATCCTGCTGCTGTTCCACCTGTTGATCCGCGCCTACGAGCCGATACTCCGCTGGTGTCTCGCCCACAAGAAGATGTTCCTGGCCTTTCCCGCGGCCCTCGTCTTGACCGGTCTGGTCATCTGGATCGGGTTCGACGCAGTTTTCGGATTTGTCCCGCAGTTTGTCGAACGGACCTCTCCGTATGTGGCGCTCCGGCACATGTTCCCCGGCCTCGGCCAGGAGTTCATGCCCGATCTCGATGAAGGTTCGTTTCTCTATATGCCGACCACGATGCCGCACGCGTCGATCGGCGAGGCCCTCGACGTGCTCCAGACCCAGGACATGGCGTTCAGCGCCATTCCCGAGATCGAATCGGTCGTGGGCAAGCTCGGCCGGGCGGAGTCGCCGCTCGACCCCGCGCCGATCTCCATGATTGAAACGGTCATTACCTACAAAACCGAATACCTGCTCGATGCCCGCGGCCGGCGGATGAAATTCCGCTACGACGAGGAGAAGGATGAGTTTGTGCGCGACCAGCGCGGGCAACTGATCCCCGACGACGGCGGGCGCCCCTTCCGCCAGTGGCGGGACGCCATCCACTCGCCCGACGACATCTGGAAGGAGATCCAGGAGGCGGGGAAGCTCATCGGGACCACGTCGGCGCCGAAACTACAGCCGATCGCCGCCCGCGTGGTGATGCTTCAGTCGGGCATGCGCGCCCCGATGGGCGTGAAGATCAAAGGCCCCGACATGGAGACGATCGAGCGGGTCGGGCTGGAGGTGGAGCGAATTCTCAAGGAGGTGCCGTCGATCGATCCCGCCACCGTGGTGGCTGACCGCATCGTCGGGCAGCCCTACCTCGAAATCGCGATCGACCGCGCCGCGATCGCCCGCTGCGGCCTCCAGATTCGGGACGTGCAGGACGTCATCGAGGTGGCGATCGGCGGCCTCCCGCTGACCACCACGGTCGAGGGGCGGGCCCGCTACGCGGTCCGGGTGCGGTACCAGCGCGAGCTGCGCGGCTCGCTCGAGTCGCTCGCGCGCATCCTCGTGCCCACCCCGGCGGGAGCCCAAATCCCTCTCGGTGAGCTGGCCGAGATCGCCTACGTGCGCGGGCCGATGATGATCAAATCGGAGGACACCTTCCTCGTCGGCTACGTCATCTTCGACAAGCGGCCGGGGCGGGCCGAGGTGGAGGTGGTCGACGAGGCCCGGCGCACCCTCGCGGCCAGAGCGGCCGCCGGCGAGTTCGACATCCCGGCCGGCGTCAGCTACGCCTTCGCCGGCAGCTATGAGAATCAGGTACGGGCGGAACACAAGCTGCGCATCGTCCTGCCGCTCACCCTGTTCATCATTTTCATGATTCTCTATTTCCAGTTCCGCCGTCTCCCCGCGACCTTCCTCGTATTCTCCGGCATTTTTGTCGCCTGGGCCGGCGGCTTCCTCATGCTCTGGCTCTATGGCCAGGACTGGTTCCTCAACGTCTCGCTGTTCGGCGCGAACCTCCGCGAGGTGTTCCAGGTCCACCCCTACAATCTCTCGGTGGCGGTGTGGGTCGGGTTCCTCGCTCTGTTCGGAATCGCGACCGACGACGGCGTGATCATCAGCACCTACATCAGCCAGGTTCTCGACCGGACCCGCCCGACGACGGCCGCGGAGGTGCGCGAGGCGGTGGTGGCCGCCGGCAAGCGCCGGATCCGGCCGGCTCTGATGACGGTCGCCACGACCATCCTCGCCCTTTTGCCGGTGCTCACGTCAAGCGGCAAAGGCTCGGACATCATGGTGCCGATGGCGATTCCGTCGTTCGGCGGCATGACCGTGGTCATCATCACCGTCTTCGTGGTGCCGGTGCTCTAT